A window from Acidobacteriota bacterium encodes these proteins:
- a CDS encoding UpxY family transcription antiterminator, with amino-acid sequence MSRASLHETEVATGSDSFRQPDIVDRESSGLGSLVWHAVLTRYRHERKVCDQLTGKQIEVFFPTTFRWSVHGRHRKRVEWPLFPGYCFVRIPSHLLIPVLSCAGVAHIVSFAGKPAPIPDYEIEAIQRLITTSLAYDALPFVKEGAPVRVIRGPLAGTRGRLVRKGLNYRLLLAIELLGRVLSVEVDASDVEPA; translated from the coding sequence ATGAGTCGAGCTTCTCTGCACGAGACAGAAGTCGCCACGGGCAGCGACTCCTTCCGCCAGCCGGATATTGTCGATCGCGAGTCCAGTGGGCTCGGATCTCTGGTCTGGCACGCCGTGCTGACGCGCTACCGCCACGAGCGGAAAGTGTGCGACCAGTTGACGGGCAAACAGATCGAGGTGTTCTTCCCGACGACGTTCCGGTGGAGCGTGCACGGCCGGCACCGCAAGCGCGTCGAGTGGCCGCTCTTTCCTGGCTACTGCTTCGTCCGGATTCCCAGCCATCTGCTGATCCCGGTGCTCTCGTGCGCGGGCGTTGCGCACATTGTGTCGTTCGCCGGAAAACCCGCACCAATTCCCGATTACGAGATTGAGGCCATCCAACGGCTGATCACGACGTCGCTGGCATACGACGCGCTGCCATTCGTCAAGGAAGGCGCTCCGGTCCGCGTCATCCGCGGACCGCTCGCGGGCACGAGAGGACGGCTCGTCCGCAAGGGGCTCAACTACCGGCTCCTGCTGGCCATCGAGCTGCTCGGCCGGGTTCTCAGCGTCGAAGTGGATGCATCGGACGTCGAGCCGGCGTGA